The segment CGCGACGGACGGACAAATGCACGACGCTTTAACCTTATCTTGTCCCGCCTGAACTGGTTTGACCGATCATTTCTGGCAAAACGAGTTGCAATTCGGCCCGAATGGGCGCAGAGCGCCGAAATTGAGTGGGTACAGGGGTACTCAAAGACTAGCTTCGTGATATTTTTGAATAAGGATTGCACCATGTCGGACAATAATGGGCTCACCGAGACGTTGATTGCTTTGACCGCGGACATCGTTTCCGCGCATGTCAGCAACAATAGTGTCGCCGTTTCCGATCTTCCGCTGCTGATCCAGAACGTCCACAACGCCCTGGCGTCGCTCGGCGACGAAGTGGCGGAGCCGGAAGTGAAGCAGGAGCCCGCCGTCTCGATCCGCGCCTCGATCAAGCCCGACTACATCGTCTGCCTCGAGGACGGCAAGAAGCTGAAGATGCTCAAGCGCCACCTGATGACCCATTATCAGATGACCCCCGAGCAGTATCGCGCCAAGTGGAACCTGCCGGCCGACTATCCGATGGTCGCCCCCAACTATGCCGAGCAGCGCCGCTCGCTCGCCAAGAAGATCGGCCTCGGCACCAAGCGCCGGACCCGCTGATCGCGAAAACAGGACCGGGGAGCGGGAAAATCCCTCCCCGGCCGTTTCCGGTCGAACCCGATCTTCGCGGCCCTTGTTTTCGCATGTGCAATACGGCTAACAAGGCGGTCCTATGCCGGGCAAGATCGACATCGAACAGCTCTGCGCGGACAAGGGTCTGCGCATCACCGAACAGCGGCGCGTCATCGCCCGCGTTCTTTCCGACGCCGATGATCATCCCGACGTCGAGTTGCTCCACCAGCGCGCCGCCGCGATCGATCCGGGCATCTCGATCGCGACGGTCTATCGCACCGTCCGCCTGTTCGAGGATGCCGGCATCCTGGAGCGCCATGATTTCGGCGACGGCCGCGCCCGTTACGAGGCGGCACCCGAAACCCATCACGATCATCTGATCAACGTCGAGACCGGCGAGGTGATCGAGTTCGTCGACGGCGAGCTCGAGGAGCTGCAGCGCCGCATCGCCGAGAAGCTGGGCTTCCGCCTGGTCGACCACCGGCTCGAACTCTACGGCGTTTCGGCCAACCGAACGAAATAATCCGTCGGTGCGCCGTTCGAGAGCGATCGCGCGCGTCGTCGTCGGGCTGTCCGTCCTCGCCTTCTGCCTGGCCGGCTATGGGCTGAGCTGGCCGCTGCGCAAGCGGATCGGCTGGGTCCGCTTCTTCCTGCAATGGTTCGGCGAGGCGATGGGCCTCGACGTGCGGATCGAGGGCCGGCCGCTCGGCCGCGACGTGCTCTACGTCGCCAACCATGTGAGCTGGCTCGACATATTGGCGCTCGGCGGGGCGACGCCGACCTGCTTCGTGTCCAAGGACGACGTCGGCGGCTGGCCGCTGGTCGGGATGCTCGCGCGCATCGGCGGCACGATCTTCATCGACCGCACCAGCCGCCGCGCCGCGCACGGCCAGGTCGACCAGCTCGGCCAGGCACTGCTCGACCACCATCCGGTCGCGCTGTTCCCGGAGGGGACGACCGGCGACGGCCGCTCGCTCTTCCCGTTCCGCCCGGCGCTGTTCGCCTCGGTCGCGCCGCCGCCGCCCGGCATCGCCGTCCAGCCGGTCGCGATCGACTATGACGCGGCGGCGAGCGAGATCTGCTGGACCGGCGACGAGGACCTCGGCCCCAATGCGGCCAAGGTTCTCGGCCGGCCGGGCCGGTTGCGCTGCACGATCCGCTTCCTCGAACCGCTGCCGCCGTCCGACGACCGCAAGGCGCTGGCGGCGCGGGCCCAGGCCGCCGTCGCCGCCGCGCTCGCCCTGCCCCTGAGCTGACGCGCATCTTTCGCATCGGCGCGGCTTCGGCTATGGGCCGCGGCATGTCGCGCCCTGCCCCCAAGAGCTTCCACGTCAAGTCGTTCGGCTGCCAGATGAACGTCTATGACGGCGCGCGCATGGCCGAGCTGCTCGAAGCGCAGGGCATGCACGCCGCCGACAGCGCCGACGCCGCCGACCTGGTCGTGCTCAACACCTGCCACATCCGCGAGAAGGCGGCCGAGAAGGTCTATTCGGACATCGGCCGGATCGTGAAGAAGGCCGCCGACGCCGAGGAGGGCCGGGCGCGGCCGATGATCGCCGTCGCCGGCTGCGTCGCCCAGGCCGAAGGGCCCGAGATTCCACGCCGCGCCCCCGCAGTCGACATCGTCGTCGGGCCACAGGCCTATCACAACCTGCCCCAGCTCGTCGCCGACGCCGCCGAGGGCCGCCGCGCGCTCGACACCGACATGCCCGCCGCGTCGAAGTTCGACACGCTGCCGAAGCGCCGCCGCCAGGGGCCGACCGCCTTCCTGACCGTGCAGGAGGGCTGCGACAAATTCTGCACCTATTGCGTCGTCCCCTATACGCGCGGGGCGGAAATCTCGCGGCCGTGGGGCGCGATCGTCGACGAGGCGAAGGCGCTGGTCGACGCCGGCGCGCGCGAGATCACCCTGCTCGGCCAGAACGTCAACGCCTGGACCGGCGAGGACGATCGCGGCCGGACGCAAGGCCTCGACGGGCTGATCCGCGCGCTCGACGCGCTGCCCGGCCTCGCCCGCATCCGCTACACCACCAGCCACCCCAACGACATGAGCGACGGCCTGATCGCCGCGCATGGCGAGGTGGCGAAGCTGATGCCCTTCCTCCATCTGCCGGTGCAGGCGGGATCGGATCGCATCCTCAAGGCGATGAACCGCAGCCACGACGCCGCCGGCTATCTGCGCCTGATCGAGCGGGTCCGCGCGGCGCGGCCCGACATCGCGGTCTCGGGCGACTTCATCGTCGGCTTCCCCGGCGAGACCGACGAGGATTTCGAGGCGACCCTCGCCATCGTCCGCGCGGTCGACCACGCCCAGGCGTTCAGCTTCAAATACAGCCCCCGCCCCGGCACCCCCGCCGCGTCGATGGACGGCCAGGTCGCACCGGCGGTGATGGACGAGCGGCTGCAACGGCTCCAGGCGCTGCTCAACGAGCAGCAGCACCGCTTCAACCTGGCGACGGTCGGCAAGCGCTGCGAGGTGCTGATCGAGCGCGACGGCAAGAAGCCCGGCCAGCGGATCGGCAAGTCGCCCTGGCTCCAGTCGGTGATCGTCGAGGACGGCCCGGCGATCGGCACGCTGGTGACGGTCGACATCGTCTCGGCCGGACCGAACAGCCTGAGCGGCGCCCTGGTCGAACAAAAGGCCGCCTGAAAAATCCTCCCTATCGCGCAGCGATGGGGAGGGGGACCATGCGCAGCATGGTGGAGGGGTCACGGCGCGATAGCGCCGGCTGCGCCGTCGCCCCCTCCACCGCCTTCGGCGGTCCCCCTCCCCATGCGGAGCATGGGGAGGATCTGAAACAGCGTCACCCAACTGCCACATCGGCGGTGGATAAGTATGCCGGTCCACCGCTTTTGCTCTTCGCATGGGTCGAAATGCGCGTAGGATCGTTGACACCCGACGACACCCCGTCAGGGGGTCGATAAAGGAAAGGAAACCGCCGCTCCTTATGTCGCGCAAGCCCGTTCCCGCGCAGGCCGGAGATCGCGCCCGGCTAGAGATCCTCTTCGACAAACCCCAGCTCCTCGGCCGATTGTTCGGTGAGTTCGACCAGAATCTGGTGGCGATCGAAAACCGGCTGGGGGTCTATATAGCGGCCCGGGGGAACAAGCTGCAGATAGAGGGTGAGGCCGAGGCCGCGGGGCGCGCCCGCGAGGTGCTGACCGGGCTCTACAACCGGATCGTCCAGGGCCAGGACCTCGACACCGGCGCCGTCGAGGCGGTGATCGCGATGTCGGCCGAGCCGACGCTGGAGGGCATCATCCGCAACGACGTCTCCGATCCGCCCAAGGTGATGATCCGGACGCGCAAGAAGACGATCGTCCCGCGCTCCGCCACCCAGATCCGCTACATGGAGGCGCTCAACCGCTCTGACATCATCTTCGCGCTGGGCCCGGCGGGCACGGGCAAGACCTATCTGGCGGTGGCGCAGGCGGTGCAGCAGCTCATCCAGGGCACGGTCGACCGGCTGATCCTGTCGCGCCCGGCGGTCGAGGCGGGCGAGCGGCTCGGCTTCCTGCCCGGCGACATGAAGGAGAAGGTCGATCCCTATCTCCGCCCGCTCTACGATGCGCTCTACGACATGCTGCCGACCGAGCAGGTCGAGCGCCGCATCGCCAGCGGCGAGATCGAGATCGCACCGATCGCCTTCATGCGCGGCCGCACGCTGAGCGACGCCTTCGTCATCCTCGACGAGGCGCAGAACACCACGCCCGCGCAGATGAAGATGTTCCTCACCCGCTTCGGCCAGAACAGCCGCATGGTGGTGTGCGGCGATCCGCGCCAGATCGACCTTCCCGACATCGGCAAGTCGGGCCTCGCCGACGCGGTCGGCCGGCTCGAAGGGATAGAGGGGATCGCGACGATCCGCTTCGGCGCCGCCGACGTCGTCCGCCACCCGATCGTTGGCCGCATCGTCGAGGCCTATGAAGGGCCCGACAATCCATGATCGAAGTCGCGGTACAGGCGGAGCCCGACTGGGCGGACGGCACCGACTGGGAAAGGCTGGCGATCGAGGCGGTGACGGCGGCGATGCGGACGACGCCGCACGCCGCGATGCTCGATGCCGCCTATATGGCCGAGGTGTCGATCCGGCTGACCGACGACGACGAGGTCCACGCGCTCAACCGCCAATATCGCCAGAAGGACAAGCCCACCAACGTGCTGAGCTTCCCGATGGTGCAGGACGACCTGATCGAGGGGCTCGACAACAGCGACGACGGCGAGGTGCTGCTCGGCGACATCATCCTCGCGCGCGGGGTCTGCGTGCGCGAGGCGGCCGAGAAGGGCGTGCCGACCGCCGAGCATGCGACCCATCTGATCGTCCACGGCACGCTCCACCTGCTCGGCTACGACCATATCGAGGACGACGAGGCGGAGGCGATGGAGGACCTGGAGCGCGTCGCGCTCGCCACGCTCGGGATCGACGACCCCTACGCCATCACCGAGGACTGAACGCCGCCGCCGCTCAGCCTGCGGCGATGCGCGGCTTCAGCGTGTGGAGCGACGGCACGGGCGCGGCGCGCAGCCGGTCGGCGATCCGGTCGGCGGAGCGCATCGCCAGCGCGACGATCGTCAGTGTCGGGTTGGCCCAGCCCGAGGTCGGGAACAGCGAGCTGCCGGCGACATGGAGATTGTCGACGCCATGGACGCGCCCCTGCCCGTCGGTGACGCCGCGGCGCGGATCGTCGGCCATGCGGGTGGTGCCCATATGGTGATAGCCGCCGATCGGATGGGTGCTGATCAGCGGATCGGTGGTCCAGCGGCGCGGCTCCTCGGCCAGCCAGGCGGCGGGCTCGACCTTGCCGAGGCCGAGCCGCCGCAGCTCGCGGCCGAGCGCGCTGACCAGCCCCCGGACGCTGTCGACGTCGATCGCGCTGGTCCGCCAGTCGAGCTGCGCGCGCGGCATGCCGGTGGCGTCGAGCACGTCGCCCAGCTTCACCCGGCTGTCGGGATTGGGCGCCTGTTCGGCCCGCACCACCAGCGCCAGATCGGTCAGGCCCAGCTTCTCCAGCGCCCAGGGGCGGGCCGGATCGACGATCTTCTGGAGGCTGTTCACGGTCCGCTTCATCATCTTCCACAGATGGCGGCCGCGCGCCGTCGGGGCGGTGTCGTGCTTGATCCGCTCATAGGCGGCGAGCAGCAGCGCCTGCCGTCCTTCCGCCGGCCGCCGGCCCGCGAGGGTCAGCGAGGTGTTGAGCAGCCCTTCGCGCGCCTGCAGCGCCGGCGCCGCGGCGATCAGCGGCGCGACCGAGAGCGCGCCGACCCTGTGCCGGCCGAAGGCGCGCAGCAGCGCCCAGCTCGCGCCGCCGACCACCTTGCCGCCGCGCGCGTGCGGATGCTCCATGAAATAGCGGCCGACCTGGTCGTGGCCGTTGCCGAGCCCGCAGCGCATCACCGACCGCGAGGCGAGCAGCAGGCGCGGATTCTCGATCCCGCCGGCCGCCAGCACATAATGGCGCGCGGTGACGGCCAGCCGCCGGCCCGCCAGGTTGCGGACCAGCAGCCGCTCGACGCCCCGCGCCGAGCCCGCCGCCATGATCTCCCGCACCGTGGCGTGGGTGACGACGGTGCAGCGCGGATGATCGATCAGGTCGCGACTGTTGGCATGGCTGAACCGGTCGAAGCGCTCGTCGAACAGCCAGGCCGGCGTCGCCAGCTCATGATCGGCGAAGGCGGGCAGCAGCGGATCGAGCGCCTCGGCGAGATCGGGCAGGACGCGCGGCAGGCCGAAGGCAGCGCGCGCCTCGGCATAATAGGGCGCGATCTCCGCATGGCCGAACGGCCAGCCCGAATGGGGAATCCAGGGACGGCGCTCGAAATCGATCGGATCGAACTCGGCGCAGCGCCCGCCCCAGATCGCGGTGGTGCCGCCGAAGAAGCGCAACCGCGCATCCTCCAGCGCATAATAGTCCTCGCCGACATTCTCGCCGGCGTTGAGCGCCGAGGGACCCGGCTCGTGATCGAAGCCGCCGCTTTCGAGCAGGATGACCGACAGCCCTTCCGCCAGCAGGCGGCGGCAGATGGTGATGCCGGCGGCGCCGGCGCCGATGACGGCGACGTCCGCGGCCATGCCGTCGGGCCCGCCATGATCGAGATCGATATGCATGGCGTCAGGCCCTTCCCGCCCGTCGACGGCCGGGAAGCGAAGGAAAAAGCACACACAACATCCTGCTAATACGCCCGAGAGGCGATCTTTATTCCTTCGCCCGGCGGGATTTTTTCCCCGGACGCCGCCCTTTCCTCCATATGCAAAGATGGGATTGCCCCCCGGTGCCCATTTCGGTTAGCGAATCAGCGCGAGAGAACGGCGCAAGAAAGACGATGCCCGACGACAGTAGTAGCAGCGCCGCGGACAGCGGCGGACGATGGTGGCGCGGACTGCGCTCGCTCTTTGCACCCGAGCAAGAGCCCAGTCTGCGCGACCAGATCGAGGAAGTCATCGAGGAGCATGAAGGCGATGGCGGCGAAGGGGACGACCTGTCCTCCGCCGAGCGCGAGATGCTCCGCAACATCCTGCATTTCGGCGAACGCACCGTCGGCGACATCGGCGTGCCGCGCGGCGACATCGTCGCGGTGCCCGAGGCGATCGGCTTCGACGAGTTGGTCGCCCGCTTCGCCGAGGCCGAGCACAGCCGCCTGCCCGTCTATGGCGAGGATCTCGACCACGTCACCGGCATGATCCACGTCAAGGACGTGTTCCGGATCATCGCGACCGGCGCGGCGCGGCCCGCGACGATCGCCGGGCTGATCCGCCAGCCGCGCTACGTGCCCTCGTCGATGCGGATCATCGACCTGCTCGCCGAGATGCGCGAGACGCGCACCCATCTGGCGATCGTCCTCAACGAATATAGCGGCACCGACGGGCTGGTGACGATCGAGGACCTGGTCGAGGAGATCGTCGGCGACATCGAGGACGAGCATGACGAGAAGGAAGCCGACCTGCTCGTGCCGCTCGACGACGCGATCTGGTCGGCCGACGCCCGCGCCGAACTGGAGGACGTCGCCCGGTTGATCGACCCCCGGCTCGCCGACATCGACGACGACGTCGAGACGTTGGGCGGCCTCGCCTCCGCGCTGGCGGGGCAGGTGCCGCAGGCGGGGCAGATCGTCGAGCATCCGAGCGGCTGGCGGCTCGAGATCACCGATGCCGACGAGCGCCGGGTGCGGCAGATGCTGCTCCACCCGCCGGCCGACGCCCATGGTCGGGAAAGCTGAGCGATAATAAGGAACCTTTTCCGAGGCTTCCCGCTCTCACGACATGACGGCGGCGGCCCGAATGCGCTATAGCGGCGGAACGAAGCCAGTCGGAGAGGTCCCGTGACGACCAAGAAGAAGCTGCTCATCGCCCTGCCCATCGTCCTGATCGTCGCGGCGGTGACGGCGCTCTACCTGCTGGCGACGCGCGAGCGGGCCGAGATCGCCTTCGCCAAGGTGACCGGCCCCACGCCCGAGCTCAGCGAGCCCCGCGAGACGCTGCTGCCGACCCTCGCCGTCGCCAAGGCGGTCGGCTGGAAGGCCGGCGAGAAGCCGGTCGCCGCGAAGGGGCTGTCGGTCGCGGCCTTCGCCGAGGGGCTGACCCATCCGCGCTGGATCTACGTCCTGCCCAATGGCGACGTGCTGGTCAGCGAGAGCAACTCGCCGCCGCGCGACGCGGACAACGGCGGCGGCGGGATCACCGGCTTCGTGATGAACCGGGCGATGGCGCGGGCGGGGGCCGGCGTCGCCTCCCCCAACCGCATCATCCTGCTGCGCGACGCCGACGGCGACGGCAAGGCCGAGCTCAAGACGGTGCTGATCGCCGGGCTCAACTCGCCGAGCGGCATGGCCTGGGCCGACGGCCAGCTCTACATCGGCAACACCGACGCGGTCGTCCGCGTGCCCTTCACCCCGGGCCAGACCAGGATCGACGCCAAGCCGGTCGTCGTCGCGCGGCTGCCGGGCGGCTACAATCATTGGGCCCGCAACCTGCTGCTCGCGCCCGATGGCAAGTCGCTCTACGTCGCGGTCGGATCGGCCTCCAACATCGGCGAGCGCGGCATGGACCTGGAGGCGAAGCGCGCCGCGATCCTCCAGGTCGCGCTGCCCTCGGGCAAGGACCGGGTCTTCGCCTATGGCCTGCGCAACCCGAACGGCATGGCCTATGAGCCGACCACCGGCGACCTGTGGACCGTCGTCAACGAACGCGACATGCTCGGGTCGGACATGGTCCCCGACTATCTGACCGAGGTGCAGCTCGGCGGCTTCTACGGCTGGCCCTGGTATTATTGGGGCGGCGCCGTCGACAAGCGCGTGCCGGAGCCGGAGGACGACCTCCAATCCTATGTGATCCGCCCCGATTATGCGCTCGGCCCGCACGTCGCCGCGCTCGGGCTGACCTTCGCCGAGGGCGCGATCCTCGGCCCCGACTATGCCAGCGGCGCCTTCATCGCCGAGCATGGCTCGTGGAACCGCCGCCCGCTCTCGGGCTACAAGCTGGTGTTCGTGCCGTTCGCGCAGGGCAAGCCGATGGGCAAGCCGCGCGACATGCTGACCGGATTCCTCTCCCCGACCGGTGAGGCGCGCGGCCGCCCGGTCGCGGTGGCGATCGGCAAGCGCGGCGGGCTGATGATCACCGACGACGTCGGCGGCAAGGTCTGGCGGGTGACGGCGGCGCCAGCGAAGTAGGAACGCCGCCCCCCGACGAAACCCGGCAGATATCGCCTTTTTCTTCCCGTCATTCCCGCGAAAGCGGGAATCCATGGACGGGGCTGGCTTTCGCCGGCCTCAACCGATCAGATGAGCTGGCCGAGCTTCGACGGCGCGGGGAAGCCGGCGCCGGTTCCTTCGGCCGGGAGCGGCGGCGCCTCGAAGCGGTGCCAGCCGCCCGCCGACAGCCGTTCGAGCGGCTGGAAGCGGGTCTTGTACTGCATCCGCGCCGAGCCCTCGACCCAATAGCCGAGATAGACATAGGGCAGGCCGCCTTCGGCCGCGCGGCGGATATGTTCGAGGATGATGAAGGTGCCGAGGCCGGGGCGCGAATCATCCTCGGTCTCGAAGAAGCTGTAGACCATCGACACCCCGTCCGACTGGGTGTCGGTCAGGCAGGCGCCGACCAGCTTGCCCGGCCGGCCGTTCGTCGCGGGCTCGCGATATTCGACGACATGGGTCTTGACCGGGGTCTGCTCGACCATGTCGGCGAAGTCGAGCTCGTCCATCTGCGCCATGCCGCCGCCCGGATGGCGGGCCTTGAGGTAGCGGCGCAGCAGCGCGAACTGTTCCTCGGTGGTCCAGGGCTTGCACACGCTGATGTCGAGATCGGCATGGCGGCGGATCAGCTTGCGCTGGCTGGCATTGGGCCGGAATTCATTGGCGACGACGCGGACCGAGACGCAGGCCTGGCAATCGACGCAGGTCGGGCGATAGGCGACGCCCTGGCTGCGGCGGAAGCCGATCCGGCCGAGCGCGTCGTTGAGCTCGGCGGCGTTGGGACCCGACAATTCGGTGAACACCTTCCGCTCGGTGCGACCCGCCAGATAAGGGCACGGGCCGGGAGTCGTCACGAAGAAGCGCGGAAATCGGAACTGCGCCGTCATTCGAAAGCCTGCCCCATGAAGTTGCCGAACCCACCGGTCCCATGACTATGCCTACGCATGAACGTCATGAAAAGAGCATTAACCTTGAATCTTTTGTCGGCGCCTTGTTTGGCCTCAGGCGCCGGCGCGGACATCCGTCCGCTTGGCTATCCTCGCATAAGCTCGGACGCGCGTTCGCGCTTGCGGAGCCCTGTCGGGCTCCGACGATCAGCCCAGCGTCGGGATGCGCCAGCATCCCGCAAGGCCGAACGGCCGCCCGAGCTTATGCGAGGATAGCCAAGGTCGCGGATGCGACCGCCGGCGCTTGAGGCCAAACAAACAAACCGTGGAAGCCGGCTTCAGCCGGCTTCCACGGTCTTCACTTCATAGCCTTCGTGGTTCAGCGCCTTGAGCAGCCGTTCGAGATGCGCGGCGTCGCGGGTCTCGCATTCGATCTCGGCGATCAGGCCCTTGGCGGGCAGCGTCGTGAACACGCGCTGGTGATAGACCTCGACGATGTTGACCTGCTGCTCGTCGAACACGCGGGCGACGTGGAACAGCGCGCCCGGCCGGTCCTGCAACCGGATGCTGAGGCGGGCGAGCCGGCCCGAGCGGGCGAGGTCGCGCAACAGCACGTTGGCGAGCAGCCGGGTGTCGATGTTGCCGCCGGTCAGGATGATGCCGACATTGCGGCCGCGCACCAGCTTGGGATGGGCGAGCAGCGCGGCGAGGCCCGCCGCGCCGGCGCCCTCGACCACGGTCTTCTCGATCTGGAGCAGCGTCGAGACCGCGGTCTCCAGCTCGCGCTCGGCGACCAGCACGATGTCGTCGACCAGCGAGCGGACGATCCCCGAGGTGACCGTCCCCGGCTGCTTGACCGCGATGCCCTCCGCCAGCGTGTCGCCGTCGCAGGGCAGGATCAGCCCCTTCATCTTGGCGTACATCGACGGATAGAGCTCGGCCTGGACGCCGATCACGCGCTTGGGGCTCGCCGCCGCGCGCGCGACCACCGCCGATCCCGAGATCAGCCCGCCGCCGCCGATCGGCACGACCAGCGTGTCGATCTCCGGCGCGTCCTCGAGCATTTCGAGCGCGACCGTGCCCTGGCCCGCGATCACGTCGGGATCGTCGAACGGATGGACGAAGGTCAGCCCCTCGCGCTGTTCGAGCTGCCGGGCGGTTTCATAGGCGTCGTCGAAGCGCTCGCCCGCCATGATGACGCGGGCGCCATGGCCCTCGGTCTGCTGGACCTTCACCGTCGGGGTCGGCTTCGGCATGACGATGGTGACCGGGATGCCGAGCCGCGCGCCATGATAGGCGAGGCCCTGCGCATGGTTGCCGGCCGACGCGGCGATCACGCCGCGCTCCTTCTGCTCGTCGGTGAGCTGGAGCAGCTTGTTGAGCGCGCCGCGCTCCTTGTACGCGGCGGTGAACTGGAGATTCTCGAACTTCAGCCAGACATTGGCGCCGGTAATGTTGCTGAGCGTGCGGCTCTTCAGGACGGGGGTACGCACGATCGACGAGGAAATCCGCGCATGGGCCGCACGGACATCATCGATCGTCACGGGGACGCCATCGGCGTCGTTCTGGATCTGCACGCTTGCCATAGTGGGCGCGCCATAGCCGATTCATCGGCAGACTCCTAGCGTCCCGGGAAATTCCATCTTATGCGGTGGCCATGGCAAAGGTGACCTTTCTGGGGCTGGGCGCGATGGGCGCCCCCATCGCACGACATCTGGCCGAAGCCGGCCACGACGTCACCGTCTACAACCGCACCCGCGCGAAGGCGGAGGCCTGGGTCGAGCGGCACGGCGGGCGCTGGGCGCCGACCCCCGCCGCCGCCGCCGAGGACGCCGATGCGGTGCTGAGCTGCGTCGGCGCCGACGGCGACCTGGAGGCGGTGACGCTGCGCAAGGACGGCTGCTTCGCGGCGATGAAGAAGGGCGCGCTCTACGTCGACCACACCACCGCTTCCGCCAAGATCGCCCGCCAGCTCGCGGTCGAAG is part of the Rhizorhabdus wittichii RW1 genome and harbors:
- a CDS encoding Glucose/sorbosone dehydrogenase-like protein, with the translated sequence MTTKKKLLIALPIVLIVAAVTALYLLATRERAEIAFAKVTGPTPELSEPRETLLPTLAVAKAVGWKAGEKPVAAKGLSVAAFAEGLTHPRWIYVLPNGDVLVSESNSPPRDADNGGGGITGFVMNRAMARAGAGVASPNRIILLRDADGDGKAELKTVLIAGLNSPSGMAWADGQLYIGNTDAVVRVPFTPGQTRIDAKPVVVARLPGGYNHWARNLLLAPDGKSLYVAVGSASNIGERGMDLEAKRAAILQVALPSGKDRVFAYGLRNPNGMAYEPTTGDLWTVVNERDMLGSDMVPDYLTEVQLGGFYGWPWYYWGGAVDKRVPEPEDDLQSYVIRPDYALGPHVAALGLTFAEGAILGPDYASGAFIAEHGSWNRRPLSGYKLVFVPFAQGKPMGKPRDMLTGFLSPTGEARGRPVAVAIGKRGGLMITDDVGGKVWRVTAAPAK
- a CDS encoding Arginyltransferase (PFAM: Arginine-tRNA-protein transferase, N-terminal domain protein; Arginine-tRNA-protein transferase, C-terminal domain protein), with translation MTAQFRFPRFFVTTPGPCPYLAGRTERKVFTELSGPNAAELNDALGRIGFRRSQGVAYRPTCVDCQACVSVRVVANEFRPNASQRKLIRRHADLDISVCKPWTTEEQFALLRRYLKARHPGGGMAQMDELDFADMVEQTPVKTHVVEYREPATNGRPGKLVGACLTDTQSDGVSMVYSFFETEDDSRPGLGTFIILEHIRRAAEGGLPYVYLGYWVEGSARMQYKTRFQPLERLSAGGWHRFEAPPLPAEGTGAGFPAPSKLGQLI
- a CDS encoding L-threonine ammonia-lyase (TIGRFAM: threonine dehydratase~PFAM: Pyridoxal-5'-phosphate-dependent enzyme, beta subunit; amino acid-binding ACT domain protein), whose product is MASVQIQNDADGVPVTIDDVRAAHARISSSIVRTPVLKSRTLSNITGANVWLKFENLQFTAAYKERGALNKLLQLTDEQKERGVIAASAGNHAQGLAYHGARLGIPVTIVMPKPTPTVKVQQTEGHGARVIMAGERFDDAYETARQLEQREGLTFVHPFDDPDVIAGQGTVALEMLEDAPEIDTLVVPIGGGGLISGSAVVARAAASPKRVIGVQAELYPSMYAKMKGLILPCDGDTLAEGIAVKQPGTVTSGIVRSLVDDIVLVAERELETAVSTLLQIEKTVVEGAGAAGLAALLAHPKLVRGRNVGIILTGGNIDTRLLANVLLRDLARSGRLARLSIRLQDRPGALFHVARVFDEQQVNIVEVYHQRVFTTLPAKGLIAEIECETRDAAHLERLLKALNHEGYEVKTVEAG